From the genome of Gilliamella sp. wkB7, one region includes:
- a CDS encoding JAB domain-containing protein, translated as MNLAGYIFYIEHFALESYKSVDVEPMKGFRVAAMKNACRVITVNNHPSERLAPSVPDEDIIDRIIQVGHILNIEFVDHLIISPVSYTSSRYIDLMDELEKSPKYVSTYQVVE; from the coding sequence ATGAATCTAGCGGGTTATATTTTTTATATTGAACACTTTGCCTTAGAGTCTTATAAATCAGTTGATGTTGAACCAATGAAGGGGTTCCGTGTAGCTGCCATGAAAAATGCTTGTCGAGTTATTACCGTAAATAATCATCCCTCAGAACGATTAGCACCCTCTGTACCCGATGAAGATATCATAGATCGAATAATCCAAGTAGGGCATATATTAAATATAGAATTTGTAGACCACTTGATAATATCCCCAGTATCTTATACAAGCTCTCGGTATATTGATTTAATGGATGAGTTGGAAAAAAGCCCTAAATATGTGTCGACTTATCAGGTAGTGGAGTAG
- a CDS encoding HamA C-terminal domain-containing protein, with amino-acid sequence MDRLENAIDRLFIQSKGEIKSRIEEVSFCIDIPETQAKGYCYCLKVDANGNLRLMDLIEFIDTKIVEYAIPKKEIDEARQYFNETQSPSKVEQLKKKAKGLFTNLEKTGEGGEILLYILIQEFLQLPQLISKMSLKTSGQLHYQGADGVHIKYDTSSKCLNLYWAEAKMYSKFSDAITKCFESINGFLLNSQGYKSIQERDLQLITSNIHANVNDKNLESILVRYFDKDDDLSNNLVYKAVCFIGFDYKKYPLRDDLTNTTEDIKKEILKTHNKWYRSLSNKIRKHINLEKKEIHVFLLPFPSVEEFRKYYLEILD; translated from the coding sequence ATGGATAGATTAGAAAATGCAATAGATAGATTATTTATTCAATCAAAAGGAGAAATAAAATCTCGTATTGAGGAGGTATCCTTTTGTATTGATATTCCAGAAACTCAAGCAAAAGGTTATTGCTATTGCCTAAAAGTTGATGCTAATGGAAATTTGCGATTAATGGATTTGATCGAATTTATAGATACGAAGATTGTTGAGTACGCAATTCCTAAAAAAGAAATTGATGAAGCTAGACAATATTTTAATGAAACACAATCACCATCAAAAGTAGAGCAGCTTAAGAAAAAAGCTAAAGGTCTTTTTACCAACTTAGAAAAAACTGGAGAAGGTGGTGAAATTTTACTCTATATTCTTATTCAAGAATTTTTACAACTACCTCAATTGATTAGTAAGATGTCTTTAAAAACTTCTGGACAACTGCACTATCAAGGGGCTGATGGAGTACACATTAAATATGATACTTCTTCGAAATGCTTAAATTTATATTGGGCAGAAGCCAAGATGTATTCAAAATTTAGTGATGCTATTACAAAGTGTTTTGAAAGTATTAATGGGTTTTTATTAAATTCTCAAGGGTATAAATCTATTCAAGAAAGAGATTTACAGCTAATTACATCTAATATTCATGCTAATGTAAATGATAAAAATTTAGAAAGTATTTTAGTCAGGTATTTTGATAAAGATGATGATCTTTCGAATAATCTTGTATATAAAGCCGTGTGTTTTATAGGTTTTGATTATAAAAAATACCCATTAAGGGATGATTTGACTAATACTACAGAAGATATAAAAAAGGAAATATTAAAAACACATAATAAATGGTATAGAAGTTTAAGTAATAAAATCAGGAAGCATATAAACCTTGAGAAAAAAGAGATACATGTTTTTTTATTACCATTCCCATCAGTTGAAGAATTTAGAAAATACTACTTGGAAATATTAGATTAA